The following proteins are co-located in the Macadamia integrifolia cultivar HAES 741 chromosome 3, SCU_Mint_v3, whole genome shotgun sequence genome:
- the LOC122073751 gene encoding cysteine proteinase RD21A-like, giving the protein MVSSSSSSSKMATMVALLLFLSFTFCSALDMSIISYDEKQESNSRSHDEVMALYESWLVKHGKNYNALGEKEKRFEIFKDNLKFIDEQNAEDRTYKLGLNRFADLTNEEYRAMYLGTKIDPKRRLSRRKNGRYAFRAGDSLPDSVDWRDKGAVVSVKDQGSCGSCWAFSTIAAIEGINQIVTGDLLSLSEQELVDCDTSYNQGCNGGLMDYAFQFIINNGGIDTEEDYPYKASNGQCDTYRKNAKVVTIDSYEDVPTNDEKSLQKAVANQPVSVAIEAGGRAFQLYQSGVFSGLCGTELDHGVTAVGYGSDNGVDYWIVKNSWGSSWGESGYIRMERNLKTALTGKCGISIEPSYPVKKGQNPPNPGLSPPSPIKPPTVCDNYYSCPESNTCCCMYQYGSYCFAWGCCPLESATCCEDNYSCCPSDYPVCNIDAGTCQVSKGNPLGVKALKRTAAKPFWNFGAAGRRKSSSA; this is encoded by the exons ATGGTttcatcatcttcctcttcttctaagATGGCAACCATGGTAGCTCTGTTATTGTTCCTTTCCTTCACTTTCTGTTCAGCTTTGGATATGTCGATCATCAGCTACGATGAGAAGCAGGAGTCGAATTCGAGGAGTCATGATGAGGTGATGGCTCTGTACGAATCGTGGCTGGTGAAACACGGTAAGAATTACAACGCCctaggagagaaagagaagaggttcGAGATCTTCAAGGATAACCTCAAGTTCATCGATGAGCAAAACGCCGAGGATCGTACCTACAAGTTAGGTCTGAACAGGTTCGCCGATCTCACCAACGAAGAGTACCGTGCCATGTATTTGGGTACCAAGATCGATCCCAAGCGTCGATTATCGAGGCGTAAGAACGGTCGCTACGCTTTCCGTGCCGGCGATAGCTTGCCGGACTCCGTCGATTGGAGAGATAAAGGTGCCGTCGTTTCCGTCAAAGATCAAGGCAGCTGCG GGAGTTGCTGGGCGTTTTCGACGATTGCTGCTATTGAAGGGATAAACCAGATCGTAACAGGCGATCTGTTATCGTTGTCGGAGCAGGAGCTGGTGGACTGCGACACTTCATACAACCAGGGATGCAATGGAGGTTTGATGGATTACGCCTTCCAGTTCATCATCAACAATGGTGGAATTGACACAGAAGAAGATTACCCTTACAAAGCTTCCAATGGCCAATGCGACACGTATCGG AAAAATGCCAAGGTTGTCACCATTGATAGCTACGAAGATGTTCCTACGAACGACGAGAAGTCATTGCAGAAGGCAGTGGCCAATCAACCCGTTAGTGTTGCCATTGAAGCTGGTGGCCGGGCTTTCCAACTCTACCAATCC GGTGTATTCTCAGGATTGTGTGGGACAGAGCTGGATCATGGCGTGACTGCTGTTGGTTATGGCTCAGATAATGGTGTTGACTACTGGATTGTGAAGAACTCATGGGGTTCCAGTTGGGGTGAGAGTGGATACATCAGGATGGAACGTAATTTGAAAACTGCCCTTACCGGCAAGTGTGGAATTAGTATTGAACCCTCTTACCCTGTCAAGAAGGGTCAGAACCCCCCTAACCCCGGCCTTTCTCCTCCCTCTCCAATTAAGCCACCCACCGTTTGCGATAATTACTACTCCTGTCCTGAGAGTAACACCTGCTGCTGTATGTACCAGTATGGTAGCTATTGCTTTGCTTGGGGATGTTGCCCGCTTGAGTCTGCTACCTGCTGTGAAGACAACTACAGCTGTTGCCCATCCGATTACCCCGTCTGCAACATCGATGCGGGGACTTGCCAAGTG AGCAAGGGCAACCCACTTGGAGTCAAGGCATTGAAGCGCACTGCTGCTAAGCCCTTTTGGAATTTTGGCGCCGCTGGCCGCAGGAAGAGCAGCAGTGCTTGA